AATGCTGGTCAATAGTTGTTTGTGCGACTCTTCAACAaggttttgatgtttttagatgtttttaGTCCGGGGATGAATCCTGAGAACTTTGGGGATccctgaaaatgtatttttgtgcaAACATCGGGCCACAGTTTCATCTAATCCAATACAACGATTCAATGATCATTCATAATAGTCATTCTGCAGCAAAGATTTTCATGCTAGCAAGAAAATAATGACACAACCAAAACAGCTGCGCTTTACCAGTGAGCGATTTTTTGTTTGAGCAGCAAGCACCATTAATACAAACACAGAGTCTTCCACCTCCCGTCCCGTTGCTGTGTTTGCCTGTATTCATGttccatccatcttcaagcAGCTCCATGTCCCAGCTGAGGACGCTTGGCTCCCAATCCCGTccatcccccctctcctccgggGACAGTCGACTCCACTTTCCGTGGCGTCTGGTCCACCGAGTCCAGAGGGGttggaggatgatgatgatgatgatgatgatcattgGTCTGCTGCAGCTTATTCAACCCCTAAGCTTTCTTCTCTGATGTTGAATCAGAGAGCAAAAccaacaaattaaaacaattactaAATACTTGAAAAATACTCAGACTAAATACTCGGAACGGATAGCATCCCCATCAGCCTAcgtatttcttttatttgtaatttaacACTTATCTCGATAGTATGAAACGTCCTGTGAGTAAAACAGCCCCAACGTTGTGTCCCGTTGATTATTTGCGGAAAATGTTCTGCCTTCATTAGACAACAACAGTCGCAAAAGATGCAGCAAAGGTCCCCACCCAGACTTTTAAGCCGCAGGATGAAAATGTTCTGGTATAACATACTAATGTTCTGGTGTGTTGGAGATGAGTGTGACTAGTTTACGTCTGAATTGTTCCAAAAGCATCCCAAACATCCATCAAGATTCGGGTAAAGAGACGGACTCGTGTGAAGGAAGACATTTATGTGATCCTACCATCTTCCATTGATACAACCCGCATCATGTAATAGTCAGAGAGACATCTCATCCCCTCTGCGTGTCCTTTCCCTTCGTCTCCACATCTCAGGTCTCCAAAGCGGCTGCCGACCTGATGGCGTACTGCGACGCCCACATACGCGACGACCCCCTCATCATGCCCGTCCCCGCCTCCGAGAACCCCTTCCGGGAGAAGAAGTTCTTCTGCAGCATCCTCTGATGAGCTGCCCGCTCGTGCTGTATGGGTGCAGGCATGGCGCTGCCTGTCTTCTCCGTCTTCACCACACCTGAAGCTACCGGCCGTTGGCGTTGAGTTGAGGTTTGCCAGGTGGACACTCTGTTGTTGGTCAGCTCTGTCCTGGTGGCTGAAGGTTTTGGGGGAGTCAACCACCAAACTGGCAACCCAATGAGCGTACCATGTCTTGTTAAATAGGTTTGTTATTGCTTTGTTATTAGAGAACAGCCTTGCTCAGTGCTTAATGAGATgagagatgtttttttcttttttcttttattgtgctAGATCTTAACATGCCTCAGGAAACAGAAATTTGCCCAGTGTCTACAACTTCTTAAAAATATCTATTTCCCTTCCCTCCACCCGGATAAAAGAAGCATTCATCTTTGTATTATCTTCACCCTATCTTGAGTTAGTTTTCCCTGCTATCAGAGCACAGTTTGGACTATTTGTAGCAGAAGATGACTGAAAGCCCCCCTAAAATGTGACGCTTTCCTCACCAGTGGTTTCTCTTTCAATTTGCCTCCACAGTCACAAACCATTATCCTGGATGTTTTAGAGCTGCAGTACAGTCAGGTTCCGAAGGGAAACCTTTTCTCAAACggcaaatgatttatttgttcCAACTGCCCTGGTAATCCAGAGGTGGCTGCACATCAGTTCTGCTgcgaataaataaatagaccaTGTGTTTATCGAAAAGGTGCAGAGCCGATGTTTTCGAACAGAGCGACGAGTTCCTCGGAGTCATCagtgtgaaaacaacaacatcaggtCAAGAATTATTTATGAATCTGCCGCCTCCTTCTCAGGCCCCCGTCTAATGCGTTCTACCCTTGCAGCTCCTTTTGATTTACTCGTCACATATTTAATCTCCTTTAAATCAGAGACGGTGTCATGTGAGTTCTGGGCATGTTTCCTGAGCCGGATTCTTTTTTGCCTGTCCCAGAGTGAATGGCAAGGCCTCTGACATTAATGCCAAACCAGAGGCCGGCATGTTCCTCCGCTCCTCTTTGACAGCCTCCTCTGTTTCCGAGGGCCTGTCAGTCTTTTAGAGTGTACAGTATGTTACAGTGCCAATTTCTGCGAGAGCGGCGTGATCTCCGCACAATGCTCTCAcagcctttttttctgttttgtttgttttttggaagaAAAAGCACACTGTCGAAAACATTTCCTTTAAATGGTAGTTGAATAGCATTTGCTAATTTTTACGATGAATTGTTATGATCGTTATTAATATTGTAATTATCAGTAGTATTATTGAATATTTGTTGCACCGCACTGACAGCTACATGACGTGTAGTGCTACTAAGCCTGTATGATACttaggagaaaaaaacatttataaatcaTGCAATTATTGATACTATCTGACTATTTTTTAAGAATAACAGTAAGGGTCGGTTTACATAATATAATATGATCCCTTCGGTGGTTGAGGCTTTTTGCATCATTGTTTCTGTAAACGGTACTTCATCGCATTAGGAATCAAACTAAAACTGTATTGGACTCAAATTGTTTTCAGGATAATTATTGTCTTTATATCCAAAATCCACCTGAGACTGACCTCAGGGTGCTCCCACTGACCTCATCTTAAGGATAGTGCCAAATCTGAAACAAGACATATAACGGTTAGAGATGAATATTGCATGGATTTATTTCTATCTTTAGCAGAGAGAACTATTATGATATGAAATATTGCCTCTTCGTTGACTTTCTGGGTGCTACTCTGCACATAATAATCTCCTTGGGGTACGGATATGTCGACGATGTGCAGCTGTATTCATGAATGGTATTAtcattttgagaaaataaaatagcatttaAATAGCAGGCTTTGAAATCCTTTGATGGATGAAATGAattaaaggaaaaaggaaacccCAATGTGCTGTGTCTTCAATACTTGTGCCTCGTGTCTCTCACTGACGTTTGGAGCTACCGCCTGTCTGATAGCTCTGGTAACATAAAAGGGTCTCGCAGATGAACACGATACTGTGGCGTGTGGTGGAGACCTCCTGTGGCTGAGCCGAACCATAGGCCATCTGGATGCACTGTTCATGCGCcgtgacatttctttttttttttttttttagaggacCATGATTCAATTCAGCCTCAGCTTGTCTTTTACACTGCAgatagagggaaaaaaagcctCTTCCGACACCGCAGGGCGCATGAAGATGATCCATTATAAGGATTCAGGGTATCTGCCGCCGAATCACTTTGATGTTCCCATTGTGCATGCATTTACAGCCTTGCTTTTGCCCAGGTTTGGTCGATGGTTACTGGTTACTCTTTGACTGCATTTTAAGTCAGGTTTCCCCGATTGATCATCCAACTCCAAAGGACCAAGATGTATGAGAGAAACGGTGGTGTGGAATTTAATCTACATATCTATCACGTTAAAGGCCCCTAAAAATGTTTATCCGCTTTGTGTTGTGATTGAGTGTGTTCTACATGAACAGCATTGCGTTATAAAATTaggaggtttctttttttttccacatgagTAATTTTTTTCTGAGCTGTTTTCACAGAACTCCAAAACACCAATTTTTAACAACATATGAATAAGAACACGATCAACAATATAGAGTTGTTTGGTCTGTCAATACAATCTTTACtcaattaatttcattttcCTAACTTTGAGTTAAAATGTTGGTCATTTAGCCATGGCCAATTGAAATGATAGAAAATACAGTAAGTAAATTCTCAAAATCATATGCCAGAGAGCTTTAGATCCTCTTTCATTGGATGTAGTTTTGTATGCACAGTTTGTAGATGGGAActtagataaaaaataaatctatacaGAGCCACCAAAAGTTCTGTGGGTGTTGTTATTGctgcaaaaggaaaaagaaaaaatgaattggAATAATATGAATAGAAAATAGGGTAAATAAGGGTTGGATATCTGCAGCAGAGGTACTTTGTATGTCAGGAATCCCTGAATACGAGAatagtgtttttctttcaaatgaatAATATGTTGCAGAGAGAAATAAATCACTGTAATGAGTATGAATATGACTCAAAAAAGCATTATATAATGCACAGGAAAGTAATTATCCCCCCAGGGCAGTAGATCCAATACAATTTTCCAAATTGAGTAGTGAGCTTCCCAAAAGTTTATGCAAAATACACCAGAATGGTTATACATTGTGATAAGATTATTTAGATTCATTTCTAAATAGCGTACAGCATGCCAGGGGCTACATATATTCTAACAATGCACGAATGTATGCAACATTGGAACTCCTGGAAGCCGGCACTCTTTCGATGGCGTggccccctcttcctctccaggagaGACACTGGTGCTGTCAAAGTCAGAAGAAATCCTCCTCAAACTCGCTTCCCCATGCACGATAGATTCCATCTAAATGATTCATGCGGAGCACAGAGTAAAAGATTTAAGTACATGTGTTCTTCTTTCAAAGCTGGAAAATGTCAACTGGGCTTTTGAGGGTTAAAATGATTATGTTTATGTCCATGTTCTACTCTGGTTGGAAGGGTTTTCACAATGAATTGTTACTTAATTAACATTAAttgacagaaaaacaatttCATTATGTGATAAACATGGTAAGATGTGCCAGAGAGATACTGTTTGCGGCTCAaattaatgttttaatgtatttacCTGCAGTTTGAGTAAAAAGTTAAACCGTGTGTCATGCACTACTTCTTTACGGAGAACCTAAACTATTATAAACAGAGTAAATTATATTTATCCTCACCAAtttaaatattcacattttgttttccccGACTACGAAACTGTTGCGATTGGCCGGAGACCGTCGAACGCCATCTCCCAGAGCGCACCGCGGCAGCACTCCGGGCTCTCCCATTGGTCGCCTCGTCCTAGTGGCGGAGGCAGACGCGAGGTAGTGGTGAGAGCCCGGCGGAGCGCTGCGGAGCTGAAATGAAGCGCGCACGCACGTCGGCGGCTCACACCGCGCAGCGCCGTGCGGCTCAGGAAGAGGCTCCGCGCCGCCGAAGCTGAAGGCTGCTCCCGCCGAATGAAAGGGCTCCGTCCATGCGGAGGCTCGCGCTCACCTTGCTGCCCTGCGCCGTCGCCGTCCTGCTGCACTTGTGGTTGGCGGAGCGACCCTCCCACGCGCCGCCGGACGACAACACACACTCGGGTACTTTCAACCGAAATGCCGCGCAACTTTTTTCCGTTCCTTTTCAACGTCGGAACCGAGCGGCGGGATAACTTTGgtgtctgctgtgtgttgttAGTGTGCGTGGGGAGAGGCTGGAGCGAGTGAGCGAGTGTTTTGGGGGAGAAGTGACGTGAAGGAGACAGTTCGGAGGGGCTGGGCGTCGATGGGACGGTCTAACGCCTGGAAACGAAGCGTTTTCCGTCCCGGTTTGCTGCTCGCAGGGATCAGTGGGACCTTCAGAGGGAAATAGTTTAACCACCTTTGGATGCACGAGGACACTTGTCACGATGTCAATTCTAGGATGCAACTAAATACAAGAGAAAGCTGCAGCCAGAATCCTGATTTTGGGAGAATATGTCAAGCGTCCCACATAGTGTGATTTAGATTTTTCTATGTATTTGTCTGATTGTTGCCTCCTCGTTATTTCCAGATGCGTGACATACTTTACCCTCACCCACATCACGACCTGTCACGTCTTACCATTCCAACGTGTTCTGGTGGGGCTTCTGTGTCCGATGCAGATGAATCGGTGCCTTCCTATGAAGTTCTGGTGGGGGTGCTGTCAGCGAGACATCATTATGACCTGAGACGAGCCATAAGGAAGACCTGGCTCGGCTACCTGCGAGATCACCCTCACTTCAAGCACAGGTCCGTAAGCTCGCAGCTCCAACTTCTGCTCttgttcctctctccttccctccaagGACGGATTCTGAGAGATTAAATAAAGACCGCAACAAATAACCGACTGCCCcatcaacctttttttctttatctttacCCGACCCGCGGCCAAAATCGTTCTTTCATTCTTCCCTTTTTGCCCTTTCCCTTCTCATTCAGCGATCTGAGCAAAGATAAGGTGCGATGGCCTTTAAGCAACTCTctgtaaccatggcaacggaGGGTGGATTAGATGGACAAGCTTTAGAAATCGTACGGCGTAATACGGCGcacaaaagagagggagaatgcAGTAGTGTTTGTGCTTGTTTGCAGAGTGGCGGTGAAGTTCATCGTGGGGAAACATGGGTGTCCCATtccagaggaggacagagaggacccCTACTCCTGCTCCCTCCTGAACCTCACGCAGACAGgtgatatgatgatgatgatgataataattatGTTTATATACATCAGCTCACATATAAGGGGCCAGCTGCAGTATGGAAAGACTGTGCGATCTCTCGCTGGGCTGTGCAGTCGTCAATAGCGGCGCGGAGGCAGAATAACGAGAGACGAGTTGAAAGAATCAAAGAATGCATGTTCAGAAAATGACTAAAACACCTTTTTCATGTTCAGTCACAGCTCAAGGACACCATTCTTTTCCTCTCCACAACCAAGGCCAAAGCCGACGTTTCACCCGGCCGCTAACACAACCGTGTATTAACGCTCGTGAAGGGAAAACCATACGAAGCAGCGACGCACCCTATAGGAAATAATTGAACGGGCTCGCTGTCAGAAGGAAAAGCCTCAGTAATTGTTATGTCTCTCCTCGTCACGGAGCCAGTTCAAAGCACCAATTCACTACTTTTGCCGTTGGGTTCATTGTTCGCTGCCTTCACGGAAACACAATTACTGCTCATCAGAATAGACTTTTTTCAGACGGTAgcctttagtgtcgcggtgacGTTTCTGTTTCATTTTACCGGCCGATTCTTAATAGTTGTAAGTGTTGACGTGAGTTGCTTCAGAATAGCAGGAACGCAGGCGGCTTTGCAGCAAGATGCTCGTCGTGAGTGGAAGGGGAAGTGACAACGGGCGCTTTTAAGCACCGCTGGGTACCTGACTCTGGATGTAGGTCAAAGCACACGTACAGCGGACAAGTTATTGTGGTTGAAATATTTTTGTGCGGCCTTCGTCCAGGGGATTTATCTCTCAGACTGCTTTAAAAATGAAGACTTTGTGttaataattgttttgtttgtttgttttggtattTGAGAGtcaaaatgttaattattttgAGACTGAAATGGTATTTCAACGCATATTAAACAGTCTGATTAATTGTTTCAGCTCTAGTCAAAAAAATTTCAACTAATCAATTAACATATCATCAAACAATTTTGATGATATGTTAATTGATTAGttgaaattgtttttaatgttgcaAAAGGTTCCCCACAAATATGAATATTAACTGTCTTTCTTAGTAAATGAAATACATTCGTGTTCCGTTATTTGGTTTCCAGAAGAGGGCCGACTTTGTTGTGTGAGCGCAGTGGAATTAAGAACGAGGttccctttttgtgttttactgtCCTGTCCAGCAGGACAACAGGGATGCACTTCGCAGTAAAGTGacctctgttgttgttgatttgttttggcTTTGGAGGACTGTGAAAAACGTTAGCGGCAACTTTTTTTGCAGTAGTTTAGGAGAGCAGGCAGAGTTTTGTAACGGCAAAAGGGGTAAATTAACTGGAATTTTTGTAATGAAATGTTTGACCACGTCAAATATAATTTGGGCGTCGTGTAAACGTAAGGGAGTTGTGTACCTGGTGTGCATGACACCgacaggaacaaaaaaaaaaaactatcagTCAATCACAAGTAATTCGGAAGAGTCTTTTTTCCATTTGATCCACATTTTAGAATTTCCTTACATTTTATTAACCAAATGTTaatgaaattaatttaattaataccTTTGACCGATGAAGCCCTTGTTGTGGCTTCGGGTTAGACCATGTTGAatattgaataaaatgtaggaGTATCTTAGTCTTGGGTAATCTCAAGGTCCTGGAGTGGCCTGGCCCGTCTCCAGACCTCAAACCAATAGAAAATCTTTGGAGGGAACTGAAAGTCTGTGTTGCCCAGCGACCGCCCCGAAACCTGAAGGATCTGGAGAGGGTCTGTACGGAGGAGTCGGCCAAGATCCCTGCTGCAGCGTGCAGACCCAGTCAAGAAGTACAGGAAACGTATGATGTCTGTAATTGCGAACAAAGGTTTCCCTACAAAATATTAAGTTTGGCTTTTCTGATGTATCAACTATTTATGTCACGCAATcaactgcaaaatatatatatttttaaatcatacgATGTGATTTTCACTGTTGAAGACCAATGATAAACAtgacagactcctacatgctcagtaagtgggaaaacctgcaaaaccGGCAGTGTATCAAAATATGTTCTCCCCATTGTATGTATGCGTCCCCTCACAGTAAAATCCTGGAGCTCGATTCCACTCAGTGGAACGTGAGAAACATGTTGTTTGATAAAGTGCTGCTTTCGctccgtctgtctccctctaaCTGTCTTCACTTTTGAAGTGAGCCGCAGAACTTGTGTAGA
This portion of the Gasterosteus aculeatus chromosome 6, fGasAcu3.hap1.1, whole genome shotgun sequence genome encodes:
- the gng4 gene encoding guanine nucleotide-binding protein G(I)/G(S)/G(O) subunit gamma-4 encodes the protein MKDGIANNSTASISQARKAVEQLKMEACMDRIKVSKAAADLMAYCDAHIRDDPLIMPVPASENPFREKKFFCSIL